From Algoriphagus sp. NG3, the proteins below share one genomic window:
- the lipA gene encoding lipoyl synthase produces MIELPVISEEATRRKKPDWLRVKLPVGKEYAKVRKLVDEHKLHTICESGNCPNMGECWGAGTATFMILGNVCTRSCSFCAVATGRPPEYDTDEPRRVAEAIKLMGVKHAVLTSVNRDELKDKGAEIWYQTVIQTKELSPSTTIETLIPDVKSNWDALYRMISGGQEVVSHNMETVESLYRRVRPQAKYARSLEQTKLTKEFGKRTKTGIMLGLGEKKEEVLKAMDDLVEHGCDILTLGQYLQPTKMHIEVAEFIHPDLFAEYREEGLARGLKYVESGPLVRSSYHAERHVNI; encoded by the coding sequence ATGATCGAATTACCTGTAATTTCCGAAGAAGCTACCCGCCGCAAAAAGCCTGACTGGCTCAGAGTAAAACTTCCAGTAGGAAAAGAATATGCCAAAGTCCGTAAGCTGGTAGATGAACATAAGCTCCATACCATTTGCGAAAGTGGCAACTGCCCGAATATGGGCGAATGCTGGGGGGCCGGTACAGCTACCTTTATGATTCTGGGAAATGTGTGTACCAGATCCTGTTCATTCTGTGCTGTAGCGACGGGGCGACCACCGGAGTATGACACCGACGAGCCGAGGAGAGTTGCTGAAGCCATCAAACTCATGGGAGTAAAGCATGCCGTATTGACCTCCGTCAACAGGGATGAGCTAAAAGACAAAGGTGCTGAAATCTGGTATCAGACTGTGATTCAGACCAAGGAACTTTCGCCTAGCACCACCATAGAAACGCTGATTCCAGATGTGAAATCAAATTGGGATGCGCTATACAGAATGATCTCCGGAGGACAGGAGGTGGTTTCCCATAATATGGAAACGGTGGAAAGCCTGTACAGGAGAGTTCGCCCGCAGGCTAAATATGCCAGATCATTGGAACAGACAAAGTTGACCAAGGAGTTTGGTAAAAGAACCAAGACAGGAATCATGTTGGGTTTGGGAGAGAAAAAAGAAGAAGTTCTCAAAGCCATGGATGACTTGGTAGAGCATGGATGCGATATCCTTACCCTGGGACAATACCTCCAGCCCACCAAAATGCATATAGAAGTTGCAGAATTTATCCACCCTGATCTTTTCGCAGAATACCGGGAAGAGGGATTGGCAAGAGGGTTAAAATATGTGGAATCCGGGCCTTTGGTGCGATCCTCATACCATGCGGAAAGGCATGTAAATATCTAA
- the gcvP gene encoding aminomethyl-transferring glycine dehydrogenase produces the protein MKINLSNAVKFESRHNGPTDAEITAMLEKIGASTLEELINQTVPKSIQLDAPLDLPSAKLESEFLKDFKKLASKNKVFKSFIGLGYYDTLVPGVILRNVLENPGWYTAYTPYQAEIAQGRLEALINFQTVVMELTGMELANASLLDEGTAAAEAMNMLFAVKPREKKNATKFFVDEKVFPQTKAVLVTRAEPVGIELVFGSIDSLDLTDENLFGVLFQYPDADGEARDYSAIVAAAKENNVTTAFAADLLALTLLTAPGEMGADVVVGSSQRFGVPMGYGGPHAGFFATKEAYKRQIPGRIIGVSQDRAGNKAYRMALQTREQHIKREKATSNICTAQVLLAVMASFYAVYHGPKGLKNIALRTHGLAKLTAKALEQLGYQVPSENYFDTIKVKIESKSLNAIQSLALSAKMNFRYDYDTVFLSFDEAKTLTDIASVVEVFAKAKGVEAPDLFALASEIELELPEGLVRKSEYLTHPVFNDFQSEHEMLRYIKRLENKDLSLVHSMISLGSCTMKLNATAEMIPVTWPEFGQMHPFAPTDQTAGYQELFANLRHWLNEITGFADTSLQPNSGAQGEFAGLMVIRAYHQSRGDHHRNVALIPTSAHGTNPASAVMAGMKVVLVKCDEKGNIDIDDLRAKATAHSNDLSALLVTYPSTHGVFEVAIQEICEIIHENGGQVYMDGANMNAQVGLTSPGRIGADVCHLNLHKTFCIPHGGGGPGMGPICVASHLAPFLPGNPVVKAGGEQAVSSISAAPYGSASILPISYAYIAMMGGEGLTNATKKAILNANYIKERLKDHFPILYTGTQGRAAHEMIVDCRAFKEVGVEVEDIAKRLMDYGYHAPTVSFPVAGTLMIEPTESETKAELDKFCDALLSIRAEIQEIEDGVADKVENVLKNAPHTAMMVLTDDWNLPYSREKAVYPLEYVKANKFWPSVRRIDSAFGDRNLICSCIPVEDYASEEA, from the coding sequence ATGAAGATCAATCTTTCTAACGCTGTCAAATTTGAGAGCAGACACAACGGCCCGACAGATGCAGAGATCACAGCGATGCTGGAGAAAATCGGGGCATCAACTTTAGAGGAATTAATCAATCAAACTGTACCGAAGTCTATACAATTGGATGCTCCGCTGGATCTGCCATCGGCAAAGTTGGAGTCGGAATTTTTGAAAGATTTTAAAAAGCTAGCTTCTAAAAACAAAGTGTTCAAGTCATTTATTGGCTTGGGGTATTATGACACGCTGGTTCCTGGTGTGATTTTGAGAAATGTACTTGAAAACCCGGGATGGTACACGGCATATACACCGTACCAGGCGGAAATCGCCCAGGGTAGACTGGAAGCCTTGATCAATTTCCAGACCGTGGTGATGGAGCTTACAGGTATGGAGCTGGCAAATGCTTCTCTCTTGGATGAGGGAACCGCTGCTGCCGAAGCGATGAACATGCTGTTTGCTGTAAAGCCGAGAGAAAAAAAGAATGCGACAAAGTTCTTTGTCGATGAAAAAGTATTCCCTCAGACTAAAGCTGTTTTGGTCACAAGAGCTGAACCGGTTGGAATCGAGTTGGTCTTTGGCTCAATTGATTCCCTGGACTTGACAGATGAGAACCTATTCGGGGTTTTATTCCAATATCCGGATGCCGATGGTGAAGCACGTGATTATTCAGCAATTGTGGCAGCTGCGAAGGAAAACAATGTAACTACAGCTTTTGCGGCTGATCTTTTGGCTCTGACGTTATTGACTGCTCCAGGTGAAATGGGGGCTGATGTAGTAGTTGGTTCTTCTCAGAGATTTGGTGTACCAATGGGCTACGGCGGGCCGCATGCAGGTTTCTTCGCTACGAAAGAGGCTTACAAGCGTCAGATTCCAGGTAGGATTATTGGTGTTTCTCAGGATCGTGCAGGAAACAAAGCCTACAGAATGGCTTTGCAAACACGTGAGCAACATATTAAAAGAGAAAAAGCAACTTCAAATATTTGTACAGCGCAGGTGCTTTTGGCAGTGATGGCTAGTTTCTACGCAGTCTATCATGGGCCAAAAGGCTTAAAAAATATTGCACTTAGAACCCATGGTCTAGCGAAACTCACCGCAAAGGCACTTGAACAATTGGGTTACCAAGTCCCTTCAGAAAATTACTTCGATACTATAAAAGTAAAGATTGAGTCTAAGTCGCTAAATGCCATACAGTCTTTGGCACTTTCTGCGAAAATGAACTTCAGATACGATTACGATACGGTTTTCTTGTCCTTTGATGAGGCTAAAACATTGACCGACATTGCTTCAGTAGTAGAGGTTTTCGCTAAAGCCAAAGGAGTAGAAGCTCCAGATCTTTTTGCTTTGGCTTCTGAGATTGAATTGGAATTACCAGAAGGGTTAGTGAGAAAGTCGGAATATTTGACCCATCCTGTATTCAACGATTTCCAGAGTGAGCACGAGATGCTTCGTTACATCAAGCGTCTGGAAAACAAAGATTTGTCATTGGTTCACTCCATGATTTCTTTGGGGTCTTGTACTATGAAACTCAATGCTACGGCGGAAATGATCCCCGTGACTTGGCCAGAGTTTGGACAGATGCACCCATTTGCCCCTACAGATCAGACTGCTGGTTACCAAGAGCTTTTTGCAAACTTGAGACACTGGTTAAATGAGATTACTGGTTTCGCAGACACTTCTCTTCAGCCGAATTCCGGTGCGCAAGGTGAGTTTGCTGGACTAATGGTGATCCGAGCATATCACCAAAGCAGAGGCGATCACCACAGAAATGTAGCCTTGATCCCTACTTCTGCTCACGGTACAAACCCTGCTTCTGCTGTTATGGCTGGAATGAAAGTGGTGTTGGTGAAATGTGATGAAAAAGGGAATATCGATATCGATGATCTAAGAGCAAAAGCAACAGCTCATTCCAATGATTTATCAGCACTTTTGGTGACTTACCCATCTACACATGGTGTTTTTGAGGTGGCTATCCAGGAAATCTGTGAAATCATTCACGAGAATGGTGGACAGGTTTACATGGATGGAGCGAATATGAATGCTCAGGTTGGTTTGACTAGCCCAGGGAGAATCGGGGCTGACGTTTGTCACCTGAATCTTCACAAAACATTCTGCATCCCTCACGGTGGTGGGGGGCCTGGCATGGGCCCGATCTGCGTTGCAAGTCATTTGGCACCATTTCTTCCAGGAAATCCAGTGGTGAAAGCAGGTGGAGAGCAAGCTGTTTCTTCTATTTCGGCAGCTCCATACGGTAGTGCGAGTATTTTACCTATTTCCTATGCTTACATCGCTATGATGGGGGGAGAGGGATTGACAAATGCTACCAAGAAGGCAATCCTAAATGCGAACTATATCAAGGAAAGATTGAAAGATCATTTCCCTATTCTTTATACAGGAACTCAAGGAAGAGCTGCTCACGAGATGATCGTGGATTGCAGAGCTTTCAAAGAAGTAGGTGTGGAAGTGGAAGATATCGCAAAGCGATTGATGGACTACGGATACCATGCACCTACAGTTTCTTTTCCAGTGGCAGGTACATTGATGATCGAGCCTACTGAATCTGAGACCAAGGCGGAATTGGATAAGTTCTGCGATGCGCTACTTTCTATACGTGCGGAGATCCAAGAAATCGAAGATGGCGTAGCTGACAAAGTGGAAAACGTATTGAAAAATGCACCGCACACAGCTATGATGGTTTTGACGGATGATTGGAATCTTCCTTATTCCAGAGAGAAAGCAGTTTATCCTCTTGAATATGTGAAAGCAAATAAATTCTGGCCAAGTGTAAGAAGAATTGATTCTGCTTTTGGAGATAGAAATTTGATCTGTAGCTGTATTCCAGTGGAAGATTACGCCAGCGAAGAAGCTTAA
- a CDS encoding M28 family peptidase, with translation MNKSLLLTGAMAIGLALPSLAQQPAQVKYANTITVEDLKERLTYLASDEMKGRDTGSEEQKVAANYLADFYKKIGLSGPVEGSYLQPVELVSASFKEVSLKVGKQKLENNEDFVFIGDGDMKKASKTDLVFLGLVSDENLAKVDVKGKLVGIWAVGVRSNDLLTKVMDAGAAGIVIVTMEGQANFDRVAGRYQSLAGKGRVGFAKPAEQKPVFMVSSDKMAELFDTPMEELKEAAKSNPQSIKSQKASYQIQKEVKEIESSNVMGYLEGSDKKDELIVVSSHYDHIGVSSTGEVFNGADDDGSGTVSVTEIAEAFALAAKDGVKPRRSILFLNVTGEEKGLLGSEYYSDHPIFPLENTVANFNIDMVGRIDYEYQDAENTDFVYVIGSEMLSTDLKKILEYNNITYSDLILDYRYDAEDDPNRFYYRSDHYNFAKHNIPVAFFFNGVHDDYHQVTDTVDKIEFPLMEKRAKLIFYTVWDVANRENRLRVDGSNNRTER, from the coding sequence ATGAACAAAAGTCTGTTATTGACGGGCGCAATGGCCATAGGTCTTGCTCTGCCGTCCTTGGCGCAGCAACCAGCCCAGGTGAAGTATGCCAACACAATCACGGTCGAGGACCTAAAAGAACGCCTCACCTACCTAGCTTCCGATGAGATGAAAGGTAGAGACACAGGTTCTGAGGAGCAAAAAGTAGCTGCAAACTATCTTGCTGATTTCTACAAAAAAATCGGTCTTTCTGGGCCAGTTGAAGGAAGCTACCTTCAGCCGGTGGAGCTAGTAAGCGCCTCATTCAAGGAAGTTAGCCTGAAAGTAGGCAAGCAAAAACTAGAAAACAATGAGGATTTTGTCTTCATCGGTGATGGCGACATGAAAAAAGCCTCCAAAACAGATTTGGTATTCCTGGGCCTAGTCTCTGATGAAAACCTGGCTAAAGTTGACGTAAAAGGCAAGCTGGTAGGAATTTGGGCGGTAGGTGTGAGATCCAACGATCTATTGACCAAAGTAATGGATGCCGGAGCGGCGGGTATTGTGATAGTGACGATGGAAGGGCAGGCAAACTTTGACAGAGTAGCCGGGCGCTACCAAAGCCTTGCTGGGAAAGGAAGGGTAGGTTTTGCAAAACCGGCGGAGCAAAAACCTGTATTTATGGTAAGCTCCGACAAAATGGCTGAACTATTCGATACCCCGATGGAAGAGCTGAAAGAAGCCGCAAAATCAAATCCCCAATCAATCAAATCCCAAAAAGCCTCTTATCAAATCCAAAAAGAAGTAAAAGAAATAGAAAGCTCCAATGTAATGGGGTATCTGGAAGGAAGCGATAAAAAAGATGAACTCATCGTCGTGTCTTCCCACTACGATCACATAGGAGTAAGTAGCACCGGAGAAGTATTCAACGGCGCAGATGATGACGGCTCCGGGACTGTCTCCGTTACAGAAATCGCTGAAGCGTTTGCTCTTGCAGCCAAAGACGGGGTAAAACCAAGGAGATCAATACTATTCCTCAATGTGACCGGAGAAGAAAAAGGGCTTTTGGGATCAGAATACTACTCTGATCACCCGATCTTTCCCTTAGAAAACACAGTTGCTAATTTCAACATTGACATGGTGGGAAGGATTGACTACGAATATCAAGATGCGGAAAACACAGACTTCGTGTATGTAATTGGCTCGGAAATGCTTTCCACAGACTTGAAAAAAATCCTGGAATACAACAACATCACCTACTCTGACCTGATCTTGGATTACAGATACGACGCTGAAGATGACCCAAACAGATTCTATTACAGATCAGATCATTACAATTTTGCTAAGCATAACATCCCAGTTGCTTTCTTCTTCAATGGAGTACATGATGACTACCACCAAGTGACGGATACGGTGGACAAAATTGAGTTTCCGCTTATGGAAAAAAGAGCAAAGCTGATTTTCTATACAGTTTGGGATGTAGCCAACAGGGAGAACAGACTTCGCGTAGACGGGTCAAATAACAGAACTGAAAGATAA
- a CDS encoding quinone-dependent dihydroorotate dehydrogenase has translation MYKSILKPLFFLKKPEDAHHFTVNLTKLTFNIPLVGALVKSNFKVEDKRLEREVFGLKFKNPVGLAAGFDKDAKVIDEMAMLGFGFIEIGTLTPKPQEGNPKPRLFRLPEDESLINRMGFNNGGVEEAVKRLKTRQSSVLVGGNIGKNKVTPNENAVEDYLICLEALHEYVDYFVVNVSSPNTPNLRDLQEKEPLTKLLQAVKNANDLKSKPKPILLKIAPDLTNGQLDDIIEIVQDTKIDGVIATNTTIDRSQLSTSAATVKDIGAGGVSGKVLGKRSTEVIRYLSEKSNKAFPIIGVGGIFSAEDAIEKLEAGASLIQVYSGMIYEGPGLIKKINQGLLAYFSS, from the coding sequence GTGTATAAATCTATACTCAAGCCGCTCTTTTTCCTTAAAAAGCCAGAAGACGCCCACCATTTTACCGTAAACCTGACCAAATTGACATTCAACATACCCTTGGTAGGCGCTCTGGTAAAATCAAATTTCAAGGTAGAGGATAAGCGATTAGAGCGGGAGGTTTTTGGTCTGAAATTCAAAAACCCGGTAGGATTAGCTGCCGGCTTTGACAAAGACGCCAAAGTCATTGATGAAATGGCAATGTTAGGTTTCGGCTTCATAGAAATAGGCACCCTGACGCCAAAACCACAGGAGGGGAATCCCAAACCCCGTCTTTTCAGACTTCCTGAGGACGAATCCCTGATCAACCGAATGGGCTTCAACAACGGTGGCGTGGAAGAAGCTGTCAAGCGTTTGAAAACACGTCAATCCTCCGTTTTGGTAGGCGGAAACATCGGCAAAAACAAAGTGACCCCAAATGAAAATGCCGTCGAAGATTATTTAATCTGCCTAGAAGCACTGCATGAGTATGTGGATTATTTTGTGGTGAATGTAAGTTCGCCCAATACCCCAAATCTTCGTGATCTTCAGGAAAAAGAACCCCTGACAAAATTACTTCAGGCAGTCAAAAACGCTAATGACCTTAAGAGCAAACCTAAACCTATCCTGCTGAAAATCGCTCCTGATCTCACAAACGGGCAACTGGATGATATTATAGAAATCGTGCAGGACACAAAAATAGACGGAGTCATAGCGACCAACACCACAATAGACCGTTCACAATTGAGCACTTCCGCAGCAACAGTAAAAGATATCGGTGCCGGAGGAGTAAGCGGAAAAGTATTGGGCAAAAGAAGCACTGAGGTAATCCGGTATCTATCTGAGAAGTCCAATAAAGCCTTTCCTATCATTGGGGTGGGAGGAATCTTTTCAGCAGAAGATGCCATAGAAAAACTAGAGGCAGGAGCTAGCCTGATTCAGGTTTACTCAGGCATGATTTATGAGGGACCTGGGCTGATCAAAAAGATTAACCAAGGACTATTGGCTTATTTTTCATCGTAA
- a CDS encoding FtsK/SpoIIIE family DNA translocase has translation MATNSPRTNTFRKKGEPTKKKAAGIKAPKLSFGKINTAKISLTLGILLMSTGMFLIIAFISYLLNGPADQSLVMNNPNAAIRETARESTNWLGYVGAQASNWLIYRWFGIAAFLLPPFLFLLGFKWAFKISLISLTRYTAFALFFTFWLGLLTGYVVILIQGYSYWSFLSGGFGYELAKLSADFLSWGTFILLGGSMLIFVIFFFDIDKLDWFSSKATETDLEDDESDVAPQPPIKNPFKDELEIEEDEEIEDDGSSWTIKDQEGKTADPIDLNPVSNTPSKKEEIAFDIPQLNILDPIVDREEEKKIEEKNFSVVKAAGEEKTAEEVENLDAYDPTLDLPHYKYPTLDLLNEYDVQKVTVTRQELEDNKNKIVETLENFKIGIQEIKATIGPTVTLYEIVPEPGVKISKIKNLEDDIALSLAALGIRIIAPIPGKGTIGIEVPNKNRELVPARAVLGTEKFMRSDKDLPIALGKTISNEVFVADLAKMPHLLMAGATGQGKSVGLNMILASLIYKKHPSQLKFVLVDPKKVELTLFNKIERHFLAKLPGAEEAIITDTKKVIYTLNSLCIEMDNRYNLLKDAGARNLKEYNAKFIARKLNPDKGHHFMPYIVLVIDELADLMMTAGKEIEGPIARLAQLARAIGIHLVVATQRPSVNVITGIIKANFPARLSFRVTSKIDSRTILDAGGADQLIGMGDMLLSHGSEVIRIQCAFLDTPEVDAICDWIGEQKGYSDAYLLPEFEGEDGDNSASDVDFSDLDPLFNDAARLLVLHQQGSTSLIQRKLKLGYNRAGRIIDQLEAAGIVGAFEGSKAREVLIQDEASLERLLESL, from the coding sequence ATGGCCACCAATTCACCTAGGACCAATACTTTTAGAAAAAAAGGAGAACCCACCAAAAAGAAGGCAGCCGGCATTAAGGCTCCGAAGCTTTCTTTTGGAAAGATAAACACTGCCAAAATCAGCCTAACCCTAGGTATATTGTTGATGTCCACAGGGATGTTTCTCATTATCGCATTTATCAGTTACCTGCTCAATGGCCCTGCGGATCAGAGCTTGGTAATGAACAATCCAAATGCGGCCATACGGGAAACTGCCAGGGAATCCACCAATTGGCTGGGATATGTCGGCGCACAGGCAAGCAATTGGCTGATATACCGATGGTTCGGAATTGCAGCTTTTTTGCTACCTCCATTTTTGTTCTTATTGGGATTCAAATGGGCTTTTAAGATCTCCTTGATCTCTCTTACGCGTTATACAGCCTTTGCCCTTTTCTTCACATTCTGGCTAGGCTTACTTACTGGCTATGTAGTGATTTTGATACAGGGATATTCCTATTGGAGCTTTCTTTCGGGTGGCTTCGGATATGAATTGGCCAAGCTCTCAGCAGATTTCTTAAGTTGGGGCACCTTTATCCTCCTAGGGGGCTCCATGCTGATTTTCGTGATATTTTTCTTTGATATTGACAAGCTGGATTGGTTTAGCAGCAAAGCAACTGAAACAGATCTGGAAGATGATGAATCAGATGTAGCTCCTCAACCCCCTATTAAAAATCCTTTTAAAGACGAGCTGGAAATTGAAGAGGATGAAGAAATTGAAGACGACGGGAGCTCATGGACCATCAAAGACCAAGAAGGAAAAACTGCTGATCCCATAGACTTAAATCCGGTATCAAATACTCCTTCCAAGAAAGAGGAAATAGCTTTCGATATCCCCCAGCTGAATATCTTGGATCCTATAGTAGATCGGGAGGAAGAGAAAAAAATCGAAGAAAAAAACTTCTCTGTGGTGAAGGCAGCCGGAGAGGAAAAAACCGCCGAAGAAGTAGAGAATCTAGATGCCTATGACCCTACATTGGATCTGCCGCATTATAAATATCCTACGCTGGATCTACTGAATGAATATGACGTTCAGAAAGTCACCGTTACCCGTCAGGAACTGGAGGATAATAAGAATAAGATTGTAGAGACACTCGAAAACTTCAAAATCGGCATTCAAGAGATCAAAGCTACTATCGGGCCTACAGTCACCCTGTATGAGATAGTACCCGAACCAGGAGTGAAAATCTCTAAAATCAAGAATCTGGAAGATGATATAGCCCTGAGCCTGGCCGCACTGGGAATACGGATTATTGCCCCTATCCCAGGCAAGGGAACCATAGGTATAGAAGTGCCTAACAAAAACCGAGAACTGGTCCCCGCACGGGCGGTACTGGGTACAGAAAAGTTTATGCGATCTGACAAGGATCTTCCTATAGCTTTGGGCAAAACTATTTCCAATGAGGTTTTTGTAGCGGATCTGGCAAAAATGCCTCACTTGCTTATGGCCGGTGCTACCGGGCAGGGTAAATCTGTGGGCTTGAATATGATCTTGGCCTCTTTGATTTACAAGAAGCACCCTTCTCAGTTGAAGTTTGTACTGGTAGATCCTAAGAAGGTAGAACTTACGCTATTCAATAAGATAGAAAGACATTTCCTTGCCAAACTCCCTGGCGCAGAAGAAGCAATAATCACCGATACCAAAAAGGTGATCTACACGCTGAATTCACTTTGTATCGAGATGGATAATCGATACAACTTGCTGAAAGATGCCGGAGCAAGAAATCTGAAAGAGTACAACGCAAAATTCATTGCACGCAAACTCAACCCTGACAAGGGGCATCATTTTATGCCATACATAGTTCTGGTGATTGATGAGTTGGCGGATTTGATGATGACGGCAGGTAAGGAGATCGAAGGCCCTATAGCCCGACTTGCACAGCTAGCCCGAGCCATAGGTATCCACTTGGTAGTGGCTACCCAGCGGCCATCTGTAAATGTGATAACAGGTATTATCAAGGCAAATTTCCCTGCCAGATTATCGTTTCGAGTAACTTCCAAAATCGATAGCCGAACCATCCTAGATGCCGGAGGGGCAGATCAATTGATAGGCATGGGAGACATGCTCCTGTCTCATGGATCAGAAGTGATCCGGATCCAATGTGCCTTCTTGGACACTCCTGAGGTGGATGCTATCTGTGACTGGATAGGAGAGCAAAAAGGCTATTCCGACGCTTATTTACTCCCAGAATTTGAAGGGGAAGACGGTGACAACTCCGCCAGTGACGTGGATTTTTCGGATTTAGACCCGCTTTTCAATGACGCGGCGAGATTACTTGTACTGCATCAGCAAGGAAGCACCTCCTTGATCCAGCGCAAACTAAAACTCGGCTATAACCGGGCTGGTAGAATCATTGATCAGCTGGAAGCGGCCGGTATTGTAGGTGCTTTTGAGGGGTCAAAAGCCAGGGAAGTGCTTATTCAGGATGAAGCCAGTTTGGAACGGTTATTGGAGAGCTTGTAA
- a CDS encoding outer membrane lipoprotein carrier protein LolA, which translates to MKKIALFYTFFLILSCSFQATAQKDPKAKTVLDAMSKKFQEMNGFTANFDFTFQDASGTSDRQSGEIAVKGEKYRLKLPDQEIFNDGKTVWTFIQSDNYKEVTINDASQMEGELTPSNIYRIYESGYSYKLIDERQFQGKAAQVVELLAEKNNAPFEQVKLMIDKSNSSLLGWEMFDGQGGVFSYTFQNLKLDSSIPASHFVFDTKQYPGIEVIDLR; encoded by the coding sequence ATGAAAAAAATCGCCCTATTTTATACGTTTTTTCTTATTCTTTCCTGCTCTTTCCAAGCCACTGCCCAGAAGGATCCAAAAGCAAAAACTGTGTTGGATGCCATGAGCAAGAAATTCCAAGAAATGAATGGTTTCACTGCAAATTTCGACTTTACCTTTCAGGATGCATCAGGTACAAGTGACCGACAATCCGGTGAAATAGCGGTGAAAGGCGAAAAATACCGTCTTAAACTCCCCGATCAGGAAATCTTCAATGATGGAAAGACAGTCTGGACTTTTATCCAATCTGATAATTACAAGGAAGTCACGATCAATGATGCTTCACAAATGGAAGGAGAACTTACCCCTTCCAATATTTACAGGATCTATGAATCCGGCTACAGCTATAAGCTGATAGACGAAAGACAATTTCAAGGCAAAGCAGCTCAGGTAGTAGAACTACTGGCTGAAAAAAACAACGCACCCTTTGAGCAGGTGAAGCTGATGATAGACAAAAGCAACTCTAGCTTATTGGGATGGGAGATGTTTGACGGACAAGGTGGAGTGTTTTCTTACACCTTTCAAAACCTGAAACTTGACTCCTCTATTCCAGCCTCTCATTTCGTGTTTGACACCAAGCAATATCCAGGGATAGAGGTGATTGACTTGAGGTAG
- a CDS encoding VOC family protein, translated as MENRNNKVLNKPIFPCLWFDGNAKEAAKFYCSVFSDSAIVDENPLVVTFRSSGQLFMCLNGGPKFSFTPAVSFYTILSDDMEIQVVWDRLSENGRALMPLDSYPWSNKYGWVQDQFGVTWQLTIDRPEYSDQKFIPALMFTGTKFGKAEEAIDFYTGIFGESKIRLVSRYEADDANGQDGKINHAQFELSGTLFAAMDSALVHNFDFNEALSLVVECRNQDEIDYFWDKLKEGGREDQCGWLKDKFGVSWQIVPEILPELLRDPSRSERVVQAFMKMRKFDIETLENV; from the coding sequence ATGGAGAATAGAAATAACAAAGTCTTAAACAAACCAATATTTCCATGTTTGTGGTTTGATGGCAATGCCAAGGAAGCAGCCAAGTTCTATTGTTCTGTTTTCTCAGATTCAGCTATTGTAGATGAGAATCCCTTAGTGGTCACCTTCAGGTCTTCAGGACAGTTGTTTATGTGTCTGAATGGCGGGCCGAAATTCAGTTTTACTCCTGCAGTTTCTTTTTATACCATCTTGTCTGATGATATGGAAATACAAGTAGTTTGGGATAGGTTGTCAGAAAATGGAAGGGCGCTGATGCCACTCGACAGCTATCCCTGGAGCAATAAGTATGGGTGGGTACAAGATCAATTCGGAGTTACTTGGCAGCTTACAATCGATAGGCCTGAGTATTCGGATCAGAAATTTATTCCAGCATTGATGTTTACGGGTACCAAGTTCGGTAAAGCAGAAGAGGCAATTGATTTCTACACAGGTATTTTTGGGGAGTCCAAAATCCGCCTGGTGTCAAGGTATGAAGCTGACGATGCGAATGGTCAAGATGGTAAAATCAACCATGCGCAGTTTGAATTGAGTGGTACGTTATTTGCCGCTATGGACAGTGCTTTGGTTCATAATTTCGATTTTAATGAAGCGCTATCGTTGGTAGTGGAATGCAGGAATCAGGATGAGATTGATTATTTCTGGGATAAACTCAAAGAAGGCGGACGAGAAGACCAATGCGGATGGCTGAAAGATAAGTTTGGCGTCTCCTGGCAGATAGTACCTGAAATTCTCCCTGAGCTGTTGCGTGATCCATCCCGATCAGAACGTGTGGTGCAGGCTTTTATGAAAATGAGGAAGTTTGATATAGAAACGCTGGAAAACGTCTGA